In Streptomyces sp. NBC_01381, a genomic segment contains:
- a CDS encoding DUF5719 family protein — translation MNRTTQSLIAAVAALAAVTGFAAANVPDGSADDGAKAAARLPVERTSMLCPVPSSSDLAETSYTAFTPESKGSEETGRAELLPATQALTEAAVKGDEQDKKKAVKPFLTSKKPGEPVAAEKSGAESPALIGTADGRLAPGWTVQQTTTYAAGSGRGVQGANCTAPDTDFWFPGASTAKDRSDYVHLTNPDDSAAVVDVELYGPDGPIKSEVGESIQVQPHGSVPVLLSTLIPKEQTNITLHVTARSGRVAAAVQASDDKLGGDWLPPSADPAGRVVLPGIPKDATSVRLVAFAPGTDDADLKVQLASPTGSISPAGHATLHVKSGMTTAVDLGDVTKGEVGSLVLTPTEDAVPVVAGLRVVRGKGSDQETAFISGTSAVGTRATVADNRSKGSTLSLVAPGKTAKVRVTASQGTEGGKPATKTYTVKGGTTLGIKPPAPAGLKGAYALTVEPLSGAEVYGSRMLEIPEDGVPGFTIQTLPDDRGMVSVPKSEQDLTVLQK, via the coding sequence GTGAACCGCACCACCCAGTCCCTGATCGCCGCCGTGGCCGCCCTGGCGGCCGTCACCGGGTTCGCCGCGGCCAACGTGCCCGACGGCTCGGCCGACGACGGCGCGAAGGCGGCCGCCCGGCTGCCCGTCGAGCGCACCAGCATGCTCTGCCCGGTGCCCAGTTCGTCGGACCTCGCCGAGACGTCGTACACGGCGTTCACCCCGGAGTCGAAGGGCTCCGAAGAGACGGGCCGGGCGGAACTGCTGCCCGCCACCCAGGCGTTGACGGAAGCCGCCGTCAAGGGCGACGAGCAGGACAAGAAGAAGGCCGTCAAGCCGTTCCTGACCTCGAAGAAGCCGGGCGAGCCCGTCGCCGCCGAGAAGTCCGGGGCCGAGTCGCCGGCGCTCATCGGCACCGCCGACGGCAGGCTCGCCCCCGGCTGGACCGTCCAGCAGACCACCACGTACGCGGCGGGCAGCGGCCGCGGCGTCCAGGGCGCCAACTGCACCGCGCCCGACACGGACTTCTGGTTCCCCGGCGCGAGCACCGCCAAGGACCGCAGCGACTACGTCCACCTGACCAACCCGGACGACTCGGCGGCCGTCGTCGACGTCGAGCTGTACGGCCCGGACGGCCCCATCAAGTCCGAGGTGGGGGAGTCGATCCAGGTCCAGCCGCACGGCAGTGTCCCGGTGCTGCTCTCCACGCTCATCCCCAAGGAGCAGACGAACATCACGCTGCACGTCACCGCGCGCAGCGGCCGGGTCGCGGCCGCCGTGCAGGCGTCGGACGACAAGCTCGGCGGCGACTGGCTGCCCCCGTCCGCCGACCCCGCGGGCCGCGTGGTCCTGCCCGGCATCCCCAAGGACGCCACTTCGGTACGTCTGGTGGCCTTCGCCCCCGGCACCGACGACGCGGACCTGAAGGTCCAACTGGCCTCGCCCACCGGCTCGATCAGCCCGGCGGGACACGCCACGCTGCACGTCAAGTCCGGCATGACGACCGCCGTGGACCTCGGCGACGTCACCAAGGGCGAGGTGGGCTCCCTGGTCCTCACGCCGACCGAGGACGCGGTGCCGGTGGTGGCCGGCCTGCGGGTCGTCCGCGGCAAGGGCTCCGACCAGGAGACGGCGTTCATCTCGGGGACGAGTGCCGTGGGCACGCGCGCGACGGTGGCCGACAACCGCTCCAAGGGCTCCACGCTGTCGCTGGTCGCCCCCGGCAAGACGGCCAAGGTGAGGGTCACGGCGTCGCAGGGCACCGAGGGCGGCAAGCCGGCCACGAAGACGTACACGGTCAAGGGCGGCACGACCCTGGGCATCAAGCCCCCCGCCCCGGCCGGCCTCAAGGGCGCGTACGCCCTCACGGTGGAACCCCTGTCGGGCGCCGAGGTCTATGGCTCCCGCATGCTGGAGATCCCGGAGGACGGCGTCCCCGGCTTCACGATCCAGACCCTGCCGGACGACCGGGGCATGGTGTCGGTGCCGAAGTCCGAGCAGGACCTGACGGTGCTGCAGAAGTAG
- a CDS encoding metallopeptidase family protein, whose protein sequence is MDDPVQPRSAEPRPRRRDRHGRGMRGPVAPPQVPLSASRAEVFTDLVQDSVERLERRWPQLSDIDFLVLEVPPLGGEDGDWSDEAVPLGGTIEAAEGRPARVVIYRRPVEIRTKGREERAALVHEVVVEQVAELLGLSPESVDPRYGED, encoded by the coding sequence ATGGACGACCCCGTACAGCCCCGTTCCGCAGAGCCGAGGCCCCGCCGCCGCGACCGCCACGGCAGGGGCATGCGCGGCCCCGTCGCGCCGCCCCAGGTGCCGCTCTCGGCCAGCCGCGCCGAAGTCTTCACCGACCTCGTGCAGGACTCCGTGGAGCGGCTCGAGCGGCGGTGGCCGCAGCTGAGCGACATCGACTTCCTGGTGCTCGAGGTGCCGCCCCTGGGCGGCGAGGACGGCGACTGGAGCGACGAGGCCGTACCCCTGGGTGGCACGATCGAGGCCGCCGAGGGGCGGCCCGCCCGGGTCGTCATCTACCGGCGGCCCGTCGAGATCCGCACCAAGGGGCGGGAGGAGCGGGCCGCGCTCGTCCACGAAGTGGTGGTCGAGCAGGTCGCCGAACTGCTCGGGCTCTCACCCGAGTCGGTGGACCCGCGGTACGGGGAAGACTGA
- a CDS encoding DUF3499 domain-containing protein, with the protein MSPVRRCSRTACGRPAVATLTYVYADSTAVLGPLATYAEPHCYDLCAEHSERLTAPRGWEVVRLADASGPARPSGDDLEALANAVREAARPQERVAEAGGSGPRTADPMEVARRGHLRVLRSPDS; encoded by the coding sequence GTGAGCCCTGTACGTCGCTGTTCGCGCACCGCTTGCGGCCGTCCTGCCGTCGCGACGCTGACGTACGTCTACGCCGACTCGACCGCGGTCCTCGGCCCCCTCGCCACCTACGCCGAACCCCACTGCTACGACCTGTGCGCCGAGCACTCCGAGCGCCTCACCGCGCCCCGTGGCTGGGAGGTCGTCCGGCTCGCCGACGCCTCGGGTCCGGCCCGCCCCAGCGGTGACGATCTCGAAGCGCTCGCCAACGCGGTGCGCGAGGCCGCGCGGCCGCAGGAGCGCGTGGCGGAGGCCGGCGGCTCGGGCCCGCGCACGGCGGACCCGATGGAGGTCGCACGCCGCGGCCACCTCCGGGTGCTGCGCTCGCCGGATTCCTGA
- a CDS encoding phosphomannomutase/phosphoglucomutase, whose protein sequence is MTADLSQIVKAYDVRGVVPDQWDESLAELFGAAFAKVTGADAIVTGHDMRPSSPGLSRAFARGAAALGVDVTEIGLCSTDQLYYASGALNLPGAMFTASHNPAQYNGIKMCRAGAAPVGQDTGLADIRALVEGWAETGAPEPAATPGTLTGRDTLKDYAAHLRGLVDLTSIRPLKVVVDAGNGMGGHTVPTVFEGLPLDVVPMYFELDGTFPNHEANPLDPKNIVDLQKRVRDEGADLGIAFDGDADRCFVVDESGDPVSPSAITALVAARELARNGGKGTVIHNLITSWSVPEVVRENGGSPVRTRVGHSFIKEEMAKTGAIFGGEHSAHYYFRDFWNADTGMLAALHVLAALGGQDGPLSGLVAQYDRYAGSGEINSTVDDQSARLAAIKSTYEGREGVTLDELDGLTVTATDWWFNVRASNTEPLLRLNVEARDEPTMTKTRDEALAIIRA, encoded by the coding sequence GTGACTGCTGATCTGTCCCAGATCGTGAAGGCGTACGACGTGCGCGGGGTCGTCCCGGACCAGTGGGACGAGTCACTGGCCGAGCTGTTCGGGGCGGCCTTCGCGAAGGTGACGGGCGCGGACGCGATCGTGACCGGGCACGACATGCGGCCCTCGTCGCCGGGCCTCTCGCGGGCCTTCGCGCGCGGGGCCGCGGCGCTCGGCGTGGACGTCACGGAGATCGGCCTCTGCTCGACGGACCAGCTGTACTACGCGTCGGGGGCGCTGAACCTGCCGGGCGCGATGTTCACGGCCTCGCACAACCCGGCGCAGTACAACGGCATCAAGATGTGCCGCGCGGGCGCCGCCCCCGTCGGCCAGGACACCGGCCTCGCCGACATCCGCGCCCTGGTGGAGGGCTGGGCGGAGACCGGCGCCCCGGAGCCCGCGGCCACGCCCGGCACGCTCACCGGGCGGGACACCCTCAAGGACTACGCGGCGCACCTGCGCGGCCTGGTGGACCTGACCTCCATCCGCCCGCTCAAGGTCGTCGTCGACGCGGGCAACGGCATGGGCGGGCACACGGTCCCCACGGTCTTCGAAGGCCTGCCCCTCGATGTCGTCCCGATGTACTTCGAGCTGGACGGCACGTTCCCCAACCACGAGGCCAACCCCCTCGACCCGAAGAACATCGTGGACCTGCAGAAGCGGGTGCGCGATGAGGGCGCCGACCTCGGCATCGCCTTCGACGGCGACGCGGACCGCTGCTTCGTGGTCGACGAGAGCGGCGATCCGGTGTCCCCCTCGGCCATCACGGCCCTGGTCGCCGCGCGCGAGCTCGCGCGCAACGGCGGCAAGGGCACCGTCATCCACAACCTCATCACCTCCTGGTCGGTCCCCGAGGTCGTGCGGGAGAACGGCGGCTCGCCGGTCCGCACGCGCGTGGGGCACTCCTTCATCAAGGAGGAGATGGCCAAGACGGGCGCCATCTTCGGCGGCGAGCACTCGGCGCACTACTACTTCCGCGACTTCTGGAACGCGGACACGGGCATGCTCGCCGCGCTCCACGTCCTCGCCGCGCTCGGCGGCCAGGACGGCCCGCTGTCGGGCCTGGTCGCCCAGTACGACCGCTATGCGGGCTCCGGAGAGATCAACTCCACGGTCGACGACCAGTCGGCCCGCCTCGCGGCGATCAAGTCGACGTACGAAGGCCGCGAGGGCGTCACCCTCGACGAACTCGACGGCCTCACGGTGACGGCCACCGACTGGTGGTTCAACGTCCGAGCCTCCAACACGGAACCGCTGCTCCGCCTGAACGTGGAGGCGAGGGACGAGCCCACGATGACAAAGACCCGGGACGAGGCCCTGGCCATCATCAGGGCCTGA
- a CDS encoding Trm112 family protein, translating into MPLEAGLLEILACPACHAPLKEADTELVCTADAKACGLAYPVRDGIPVLLVDEARRPA; encoded by the coding sequence ATGCCGCTCGAAGCCGGCCTCCTGGAGATCCTCGCCTGCCCGGCCTGCCACGCCCCCCTCAAGGAGGCGGACACGGAGCTGGTCTGCACGGCGGACGCCAAGGCCTGCGGCCTCGCGTACCCGGTCCGCGACGGCATCCCCGTCCTCCTCGTGGACGAGGCCCGCCGCCCGGCGTAA
- a CDS encoding SIS domain-containing protein, whose amino-acid sequence MLDESLLDAPEALAVADRRGLLRGAAEAGARVRTAVRHATEAGLTQLKPDGRPRSILIAGPGTAATCVADLLGTLAGAGCPVIRLAPTGVAPAAGALRWALPGWAGSVDLLLITTPDGTEPGLSLLAEQAYRRGCTVVAVAPARSPLAEGVEGSHGLTVPMATSPYGEFEAPHDGERASEAYEARRLEDEAAAAAPATLWALLTPLLILLDRTGLITAPPETLEKIADRLDSVAERCGPAIATYSNPAKTLAAELAEALPLIWTEGALAGPAGRRFAATLAELAGHPALAAQLPEALPAHGALLAGDLAPSADGDDFFRDRVEDPQSLRARVVLLRASPVDAGGLTAAPAARELAHSHDVAISELEPEDGEELEALADLIAVTDFAAVYLALAPRDRS is encoded by the coding sequence ATGCTCGACGAATCGCTGCTAGACGCCCCAGAGGCGCTCGCCGTGGCCGACCGCCGCGGCCTGCTCCGCGGCGCCGCGGAGGCGGGCGCCCGCGTCCGCACCGCGGTCCGGCACGCGACCGAGGCCGGACTCACGCAGCTCAAGCCCGACGGCCGCCCCCGCTCCATCCTGATCGCGGGCCCCGGCACCGCCGCCACCTGCGTCGCCGACCTGCTCGGCACGCTCGCGGGCGCCGGCTGCCCCGTGATCCGCCTGGCCCCCACGGGCGTCGCCCCCGCCGCGGGCGCCCTGCGCTGGGCACTGCCCGGCTGGGCGGGCTCCGTGGACCTGCTGCTCATCACCACGCCGGACGGCACGGAACCGGGCCTCTCGCTCCTCGCCGAGCAGGCCTACCGCCGCGGCTGCACGGTCGTCGCCGTGGCCCCCGCCCGCTCCCCGCTGGCCGAGGGCGTCGAGGGCTCGCACGGCCTCACCGTCCCGATGGCGACATCCCCGTACGGAGAATTCGAGGCCCCGCACGACGGCGAGCGGGCCTCCGAGGCATACGAGGCACGCCGCCTGGAGGACGAGGCCGCGGCCGCCGCCCCCGCCACCCTGTGGGCCCTGCTCACGCCCCTCCTGATCCTCCTGGACCGCACGGGCCTGATCACCGCCCCGCCCGAGACCCTGGAGAAGATCGCCGACCGCCTCGACAGCGTCGCGGAACGCTGCGGTCCAGCCATCGCGACGTACAGCAATCCCGCCAAGACCCTCGCCGCCGAGCTCGCCGAGGCCCTCCCGCTGATCTGGACCGAGGGCGCGCTCGCGGGCCCCGCGGGCCGCCGCTTCGCCGCCACGCTCGCCGAGCTCGCCGGACATCCGGCGCTCGCCGCGCAGCTCCCCGAGGCGCTGCCCGCGCACGGCGCCCTGCTCGCCGGCGACCTCGCCCCGAGCGCCGACGGCGACGACTTCTTCCGCGACCGCGTCGAGGACCCCCAGTCGCTGCGCGCCCGCGTCGTCCTGCTCCGCGCCAGCCCCGTGGACGCCGGCGGCCTCACCGCCGCACCCGCGGCCCGCGAACTCGCGCACAGCCACGACGTCGCGATCAGCGAGCTCGAACCGGAGGACGGCGAGGAGCTGGAAGCCCTCGCCGACCTGATCGCCGTCACGGATTTCGCCGCCGTTTACCTGGCGCTCGCCCCGAGGGACCGATCATGA
- the manA gene encoding mannose-6-phosphate isomerase, class I: MDRLTNTIRPYAWGSTTAIAELIGVEPTGEPQAEMWMGAHPGAPSRTARGPLNEVIDEDPERELGRAAAAKFGPRLPFLLKILAAGAPLSLQVHPDLEQAKEGYEDEERRGVPVDAPHRNYKDANHKPELICALTEFDGLCGFRDPVEAADLLAGLGVDSLKPYVDLLHAKPEEAALREVLTAVLSADPEQMAATVSEVTAAAEHLGGAYAPYAGIAHHYPGDPGVIAAMLLNYVQLQPGEALFLGAGVPHAYLDGLGVEIMANSDNVLRCGLTPKHVDVPELLRIVRFEATDPGVLRPEASPDGEEVYDTPIDEFRLSRFVLPEGGARHDLTAGTPQILLCVAGSVRVGDAGQVGPGESVFVPAGEKAEVSGVGTLFRATVVA; encoded by the coding sequence GTGGACCGCCTCACCAACACCATCCGCCCCTACGCCTGGGGTTCCACCACCGCCATCGCGGAGCTCATCGGCGTCGAGCCGACCGGCGAGCCGCAGGCCGAGATGTGGATGGGCGCCCACCCGGGCGCGCCCTCGCGCACCGCGCGCGGCCCGCTCAACGAGGTGATCGACGAGGACCCGGAGCGCGAGCTCGGCAGGGCGGCGGCCGCCAAGTTCGGCCCCCGCCTGCCCTTCCTCCTCAAGATCCTCGCCGCGGGCGCCCCGCTCTCCCTCCAGGTGCACCCCGACCTGGAGCAGGCGAAGGAGGGTTACGAGGACGAGGAGCGCCGCGGCGTCCCGGTCGACGCCCCGCACCGCAACTACAAGGACGCCAACCACAAGCCCGAACTGATCTGCGCGCTCACGGAGTTCGACGGCCTGTGCGGCTTCCGCGACCCCGTCGAGGCCGCGGATCTGCTCGCCGGTCTTGGCGTCGACTCCCTCAAGCCGTACGTCGACCTGCTGCACGCCAAGCCCGAAGAGGCCGCCCTGCGCGAGGTCCTGACGGCCGTTCTGAGCGCCGACCCCGAGCAGATGGCCGCGACCGTCTCCGAGGTCACCGCCGCCGCCGAGCACCTGGGCGGCGCCTACGCCCCGTACGCCGGAATCGCGCACCACTACCCCGGCGACCCGGGCGTCATCGCCGCGATGCTCCTCAATTACGTCCAACTCCAGCCCGGCGAGGCCCTGTTCCTCGGCGCCGGCGTCCCGCACGCCTACCTCGACGGCCTCGGCGTCGAGATCATGGCCAACTCGGACAACGTGCTGCGCTGCGGCCTGACCCCCAAGCACGTCGACGTGCCCGAACTCCTGCGCATCGTCCGCTTCGAGGCGACCGACCCCGGTGTCCTGCGCCCGGAGGCCTCGCCCGACGGCGAAGAGGTCTACGACACCCCGATCGACGAGTTCCGCCTCTCCCGCTTCGTCCTGCCCGAGGGCGGCGCGCGGCACGACCTCACGGCCGGCACACCGCAGATCCTGCTCTGCGTCGCGGGCTCGGTCCGCGTCGGCGACGCCGGACAAGTCGGCCCCGGTGAGTCCGTGTTCGTCCCCGCGGGCGAAAAGGCCGAAGTGTCCGGAGTCGGCACCCTCTTCCGTGCCACTGTGGTGGCCTGA
- a CDS encoding cation diffusion facilitator family transporter, with protein sequence MSASGGTKAIVAALAANLAIAVAKFVAFLFSGSSSMLAESVHSLADSGNQGLLLLGGKKAQREATPQHPFGYGRERYIYAFLVSIVLFSVGGMFAIYEGYEKIKHPHEIEAWYWPVGVLVFAIIAESFSFRTAIKESNHTRGNLTWTQFVRRAKAPELPVVLLEDLGALVGLVLALVGVSLALATGDGVWDGIGTLCIGILLILIAIILAAETKSLLLGESAGTEEVEKIEKALVDGDTVTRVIHMRTLHLGPEELLVAAKVAVEHDDTATEIANAINAAEERIRAAVPIARVIYLEPDIYSETAAAEGTNPAK encoded by the coding sequence ATGAGCGCGTCAGGCGGAACAAAGGCGATTGTCGCGGCACTCGCCGCGAACCTCGCGATCGCGGTGGCGAAGTTCGTCGCGTTCCTCTTCAGTGGCTCGTCGTCGATGCTCGCCGAGAGCGTGCACTCGCTCGCGGACTCGGGCAACCAGGGGCTGCTGCTCCTCGGCGGCAAGAAGGCGCAGCGCGAGGCGACGCCGCAGCACCCCTTCGGCTACGGCCGCGAGCGCTACATCTACGCGTTCCTCGTCTCCATCGTGCTCTTCTCGGTCGGCGGCATGTTCGCGATCTATGAGGGCTACGAGAAGATCAAGCACCCGCACGAGATCGAGGCCTGGTACTGGCCGGTCGGTGTCCTGGTGTTCGCGATCATCGCCGAGAGCTTCTCCTTCCGTACGGCCATCAAGGAGTCGAACCACACGCGCGGCAACCTCACGTGGACGCAGTTCGTCCGCCGCGCCAAGGCCCCCGAGCTGCCGGTCGTGCTCCTGGAGGACCTCGGCGCCCTGGTCGGTCTGGTCCTGGCCCTCGTCGGCGTGAGCCTCGCGCTCGCCACGGGCGACGGCGTCTGGGACGGCATCGGCACGCTCTGCATCGGCATCCTGCTGATCTTGATCGCGATCATCCTCGCCGCGGAGACCAAGTCCCTGCTCCTGGGCGAGTCCGCGGGCACGGAAGAGGTCGAGAAGATCGAGAAGGCCCTGGTCGACGGCGACACCGTCACCCGCGTCATCCACATGCGCACGCTGCACCTCGGCCCAGAGGAGCTCCTCGTCGCCGCCAAGGTCGCGGTGGAGCACGACGACACGGCCACGGAGATCGCCAACGCGATCAACGCCGCCGAGGAGCGCATCCGCGCGGCGGTCCCGATCGCCCGCGTGATCTACCTGGAGCCGGACATCTACAGCGAGACGGCAGCGGCCGAGGGCACCAACCCGGCGAAGTAG
- a CDS encoding fructose-specific PTS transporter subunit EIIC, producing MNHPADPPIGGGGSERTKLKLLAVTACPTGIAHTYMAAEKLSQAAESLGIDMKVETQGSIGAENVLTDNDVREADGIIIAADKDVDRSRFVGKRVLSVGVSEGISNPERLIEQVQSAPVHGAGGGGGAADPITGGGGGKERSVAYKALMNGVSYMIPFVVVGGLLIAISLSLGGHTDPKGGLVIPDDSFWMHVNQIGVIGFTLMVPILSGYIAYAIGDRPALVPGMIGGWIANTGELYDSKAGAGFIGAIVTGFLAGYLVLWIKKVKVPKFAQPIMPIIVIPIVATTALGLFFIYVIGKPISWVFEHLTDWLSGMTGTSAILLGAILGLMIAFDMGGPVNKTAFLFGAGLIATGNQTVMGMCAAAIPVMPLGQGLATLIRKRLYSEQERETGFAALFMGLFGISEGAIPFAAARPAQVIPANMLGGAVAGAIAGLAGVEDAVPHGGPIVAVLGAVGGVPMFFIAVAIGTVVTALTTVALVDLSERKRRGVPLVDVPGGPEPELVLAGAGAVPTGGSGGGLQKAPAAPAPAPKDEDEVLSGYLTQQTVKVQLESEDKESAIREMANLLAATGKVADVEELVQTALRREAQGTTGLGEEIAIPHAKTDAVTSPVVGFARSSAGIEWGSLDGTKAKLIFIISVPEAAAGDEHLRILALLSRKLMDTGFRARLEAAADDAAILDVLREVR from the coding sequence GTGAACCATCCGGCCGATCCCCCCATAGGCGGTGGCGGCAGCGAGCGGACGAAGCTCAAGCTGCTCGCGGTGACCGCCTGTCCGACCGGTATCGCTCACACGTACATGGCCGCGGAGAAGCTCTCGCAGGCCGCGGAGAGCCTCGGCATCGACATGAAGGTGGAGACGCAGGGCTCCATCGGGGCCGAGAATGTCTTGACTGACAACGATGTCAGGGAGGCGGACGGCATCATCATCGCGGCCGACAAGGACGTCGACCGCAGCCGGTTCGTGGGCAAGCGCGTGCTGTCCGTCGGCGTCTCCGAAGGCATCAGCAACCCCGAGCGGCTGATCGAGCAGGTGCAGAGCGCTCCGGTGCACGGGGCCGGTGGCGGCGGTGGCGCCGCCGATCCGATCACGGGCGGAGGCGGCGGCAAGGAGCGCAGCGTCGCGTACAAGGCGCTGATGAACGGCGTCTCGTACATGATTCCGTTCGTCGTGGTCGGTGGTCTGCTGATCGCCATCTCGCTCTCGCTCGGCGGTCACACCGACCCCAAGGGCGGACTCGTCATCCCGGACGACTCCTTCTGGATGCATGTGAACCAGATCGGTGTCATCGGCTTCACGCTGATGGTGCCGATCCTCTCCGGCTATATCGCGTACGCGATCGGGGACCGGCCCGCGCTTGTGCCGGGCATGATCGGCGGCTGGATCGCCAACACCGGTGAGCTGTACGACTCCAAGGCGGGCGCGGGCTTCATCGGGGCCATCGTGACCGGCTTCCTCGCCGGCTATCTGGTGCTGTGGATCAAGAAGGTCAAGGTCCCCAAGTTCGCACAGCCGATCATGCCGATCATCGTGATCCCCATCGTCGCGACCACGGCACTCGGTCTTTTCTTCATCTACGTCATCGGCAAGCCCATCTCGTGGGTCTTCGAGCATTTGACCGACTGGCTCAGCGGCATGACCGGGACCAGCGCGATCCTGCTCGGCGCGATCCTGGGGCTCATGATCGCGTTCGACATGGGCGGGCCGGTCAACAAGACGGCGTTCCTGTTCGGCGCGGGGCTCATCGCGACCGGCAACCAGACCGTCATGGGCATGTGTGCCGCGGCGATTCCGGTCATGCCGCTCGGGCAGGGCCTCGCGACGCTGATCCGCAAGCGCCTCTACAGCGAACAGGAACGGGAGACCGGCTTCGCCGCCTTGTTCATGGGCTTGTTCGGGATCTCGGAGGGTGCCATTCCGTTCGCTGCCGCGCGGCCCGCGCAGGTCATCCCGGCGAACATGCTCGGCGGTGCCGTCGCCGGTGCGATCGCGGGGCTCGCGGGCGTCGAGGACGCGGTGCCGCACGGCGGGCCGATCGTGGCGGTCCTGGGTGCCGTCGGCGGCGTACCGATGTTCTTCATCGCGGTCGCCATCGGCACCGTCGTCACCGCGCTGACCACGGTCGCGCTGGTCGACCTCAGCGAGCGCAAGCGGCGCGGGGTGCCGCTCGTGGATGTACCGGGCGGTCCCGAGCCCGAGCTCGTGCTCGCGGGGGCGGGAGCCGTCCCCACGGGTGGCTCCGGAGGTGGTCTGCAGAAGGCTCCCGCCGCACCAGCCCCCGCCCCTAAGGACGAGGACGAGGTCCTCTCCGGCTATCTCACCCAGCAGACCGTGAAGGTCCAACTGGAGTCGGAGGACAAGGAGTCCGCGATCCGCGAGATGGCGAACCTCCTTGCCGCCACGGGCAAGGTCGCCGACGTCGAGGAGCTCGTGCAGACGGCGCTGCGCCGCGAGGCCCAGGGCACCACGGGTCTCGGCGAGGAGATCGCCATCCCGCACGCCAAGACCGATGCGGTGACCTCGCCCGTCGTCGGGTTCGCCCGGTCGTCGGCAGGCATCGAGTGGGGCTCGCTCGACGGTACGAAGGCCAAGCTGATCTTCATCATCTCCGTGCCGGAGGCGGCCGCGGGCGACGAGCATCTGCGGATTCTCGCGCTGCTCTCGCGGAAGCTGATGGACACCGGCTTCCGGGCACGGCTGGAGGCGGCGGCGGACGATGCGGCGATCCTCGACGTGTTGCGTGAGGTTCGGTAA
- the ahcY gene encoding adenosylhomocysteinase: protein MTTLINGQDFKVADLSLAEFGRKEITLAEHEMPGLMSIRKEFAAAQPLAGARIMGSLHMTVQTAVLIETLVALGAEVRWVSCNIFSTQDHAAAAIAVGPNGTPDNPQGIPVFAWKGETLEEYWWCTEQALTWPNTPTGGPNMILDDGGDATLLVHKGVEYEKAGKVPSEDTAESDEHRVILQLLNRTITDGSQKWTQLASEIRGVTEETTTGVHRLYEMHRDGTLLFPAINVNDAVTKSKFDNKYGCRHSLIDGINRATDVLIGGKTALVCGYGDVGKGCAESLRGQGARVIITEVDPICALQAAMDGYQVATLDEVVDKVDIFVTTTGNKDIIMASDMAKMKHQAIVGNIGHFDNEIDMAGLAKIPGIVKDEVKPQVHTWTFPDGKVLIVLSEGRLLNLGNATGHPSFVMSNSFADQTLAQIELFTKQEEYPTDVYVLPKHLDEKVARLHLDALGVKLTTLRPEQAAYIGVEVEGPYKPDHYRY, encoded by the coding sequence ATGACGACTCTCATCAACGGCCAGGACTTCAAGGTCGCCGACCTCTCCCTCGCCGAGTTCGGCCGCAAGGAGATCACCCTCGCCGAGCACGAGATGCCCGGCCTGATGTCGATCCGCAAGGAATTCGCCGCCGCCCAGCCGCTGGCCGGCGCCCGCATCATGGGCTCGCTGCACATGACCGTGCAGACCGCCGTCCTCATCGAGACCCTGGTCGCCCTCGGCGCCGAGGTCCGCTGGGTCTCCTGCAACATCTTCTCCACCCAGGACCACGCGGCCGCGGCCATCGCCGTCGGTCCGAACGGCACCCCGGACAACCCCCAGGGCATCCCGGTCTTCGCCTGGAAGGGCGAGACCCTGGAGGAGTACTGGTGGTGCACGGAGCAGGCGCTCACCTGGCCGAACACCCCCACCGGCGGCCCGAACATGATCCTGGACGACGGCGGCGACGCCACGCTCCTGGTCCACAAGGGCGTCGAGTACGAGAAGGCCGGCAAGGTCCCGTCCGAGGACACCGCCGAGTCGGACGAGCACCGCGTCATCCTGCAGCTGCTCAACCGCACCATCACCGACGGCTCGCAGAAGTGGACCCAGCTCGCCTCGGAGATCCGCGGCGTGACGGAGGAGACCACGACCGGCGTCCACCGTCTCTACGAGATGCACCGTGACGGCACCCTCCTCTTCCCGGCGATCAACGTGAACGACGCCGTGACGAAGTCGAAGTTCGACAACAAGTACGGCTGCCGCCACTCCCTGATCGACGGCATCAACCGCGCCACGGACGTCCTGATCGGCGGCAAGACCGCCCTCGTCTGCGGCTACGGCGATGTCGGCAAGGGCTGCGCGGAGTCCCTGCGCGGCCAGGGCGCCCGGGTGATCATCACCGAGGTCGACCCGATCTGCGCCCTGCAGGCGGCGATGGACGGCTACCAGGTCGCGACGCTCGACGAGGTCGTCGACAAGGTCGACATCTTCGTGACGACGACCGGCAACAAGGACATCATCATGGCCTCGGACATGGCCAAGATGAAGCACCAGGCGATCGTCGGCAACATCGGCCACTTCGACAACGAGATCGACATGGCCGGCCTCGCCAAGATCCCCGGCATCGTCAAGGACGAGGTCAAGCCGCAGGTCCACACGTGGACGTTCCCCGACGGCAAGGTCCTCATCGTCCTCTCCGAGGGCCGCCTGCTGAACCTGGGCAACGCGACGGGCCACCCGTCCTTCGTGATGTCCAACTCCTTCGCGGACCAGACCCTGGCCCAGATCGAGCTGTTCACCAAGCAGGAGGAGTACCCGACCGACGTCTACGTCCTCCCCAAGCACCTCGACGAGAAGGTCGCCCGCCTCCACCTGGACGCGCTCGGTGTGAAGCTCACGACCCTGCGCCCGGAGCAGGCCGCCTACATCGGCGTAGAGGTAGAGGGCCCGTACAAGCCCGACCACTACCGCTACTGA